From a single Aquarana catesbeiana isolate 2022-GZ linkage group LG09, ASM4218655v1, whole genome shotgun sequence genomic region:
- the LY6G6C gene encoding lymphocyte antigen 6 complex locus protein G6c, with amino-acid sequence MKLLVAVTLLLLIHSGGSLRCYTCLFPTLSPMDCIKFPVKCLPSERCLFSTATGKTKNFPFVLHEMSCAPNSLCGISGQKNTLGINVTYENTCCDTDLCNAGTAITTTLSFALLPPLLHQLLV; translated from the exons ATGAAACTCCTGGTGGCTGTAACCCTACTTCTTCTAATACACAGCG GGGGCAGTCTTCGATGTTACACTTGCCTGTTCCCAACCCTTTCTCCAATGGACTGTATAAAATTCCCAGTGAAGTGTCTTCCAAGTGAAAGGTGTCTCTTCTCTACAGCGACTGGGAAAACAA AAAACTTCCCCTTTGTCCTGCATGAGATGAGCTGCGCCCCCAACAGTCTTTGCGGCATCAGTGGTCAGAAGAACACCTTGGGCATCAACGTGACTTATGAAAACACATGCTGCGACACCGACCTCTGCAACGCTGGCACTGCCATTACAACGACTTTAAGCTTTGCCCTGCTGCCCCCTTTATTGCACCAGCTACTGGTATAG